The Cellulomonas sp. P24 genome contains a region encoding:
- a CDS encoding ribulose-bisphosphate carboxylase → MDQSHRYADLSLSEAELIAGGKHILCAYRMKPKAGVAYLEAAAHFAAESSTGTNVEVSTTDDFTKGVDALVYHADEATEDLRIAYPLDLFDRNVTDGRMMMVSFLTLTIGNNQGMGDIAHAKMIDFWVPPEVVRQFDGPSMNIQDLWRILGRPVTDGGFIAGTIIKPKLGLRPEPFAEAAYRFWLGGDFIKNDEPQGNQVFSPIKKTIPLVYDAMKRAMDETGEAKLFSMNITADDHHEMLARADFALETFGPDANKLAFLVDGYVGGPGMVTTARRQYPNQFLHYHRAGHGAITSPSSKRGYTAFVLAKMARLQGASAIHVGTMGYGKMEGGSDDRAIAYMIERDEAQGPVYLQRWDGIKATTPIISGGMNALRLPGFFANLGHGNLISTAGGGAYGHLDGPAAGALSLRQAYDGWKAGADTVEWARTHHELARAFASFPGDADAIFPGWRERLPQA, encoded by the coding sequence ATGGACCAGTCACACCGCTACGCGGACCTGAGCCTGAGCGAGGCCGAGCTCATCGCCGGTGGCAAGCACATCCTGTGCGCGTACCGGATGAAGCCGAAGGCAGGCGTCGCCTACCTCGAGGCCGCCGCCCACTTCGCCGCGGAGTCCTCGACCGGCACGAACGTCGAGGTCTCCACGACCGATGACTTCACCAAGGGTGTCGACGCCCTCGTCTACCACGCCGACGAGGCGACCGAGGACCTGCGGATCGCGTACCCGCTCGACCTGTTCGACCGCAACGTCACCGACGGCCGGATGATGATGGTCTCGTTCCTCACCCTGACGATCGGCAACAACCAGGGCATGGGCGACATCGCGCACGCCAAGATGATCGACTTCTGGGTCCCGCCGGAGGTCGTCCGGCAGTTCGACGGGCCGTCGATGAACATCCAGGACCTGTGGCGCATCCTCGGACGCCCGGTCACCGACGGCGGGTTCATCGCCGGGACGATCATCAAGCCCAAGCTCGGGCTGCGACCCGAGCCCTTCGCCGAGGCCGCCTACCGGTTCTGGCTGGGCGGGGACTTCATCAAGAACGACGAGCCCCAGGGCAACCAGGTGTTCTCGCCGATCAAGAAGACGATCCCCCTGGTCTACGACGCGATGAAACGCGCGATGGACGAGACCGGCGAGGCGAAGCTGTTCTCGATGAACATCACGGCGGACGACCATCACGAGATGCTGGCGCGCGCCGACTTCGCGCTCGAGACCTTCGGACCGGACGCCAACAAGCTCGCGTTCCTGGTCGACGGCTACGTCGGCGGGCCCGGCATGGTCACGACCGCGCGACGCCAGTACCCGAACCAGTTCCTGCACTACCACCGGGCCGGCCACGGCGCGATCACCTCCCCCAGCTCGAAGCGCGGCTACACGGCCTTCGTGCTGGCCAAGATGGCGCGCCTGCAAGGTGCCTCGGCGATCCATGTCGGGACGATGGGCTACGGGAAGATGGAGGGCGGGTCGGACGACCGCGCGATCGCCTACATGATCGAACGTGACGAGGCGCAGGGTCCCGTGTACCTCCAGAGGTGGGACGGCATCAAGGCCACGACCCCGATCATCTCGGGCGGCATGAACGCCCTGCGCCTGCCCGGTTTCTTCGCCAACCTCGGGCACGGCAACCTCATCAGCACCGCGGGCGGCGGCGCCTACGGGCACCTCGACGGACCCGCCGCCGGTGCACTCTCGCTCCGGCAGGCCTACGACGGCTGGAAGGCCGGCGCCGACACGGTCGAGTGGGCCAGGACCCACCACGAGCTCGCCCGCGCGTTCGCGTCCTTCCCCGGTGACGCCGACGCGATCTTCCCGGGGTGGCGCGAGCGGCTGCCGCAGGCGTGA